ACGGAGGGCGCAAACCATGTCTGCGCCGTTCGTGTGGATATTTGTCTGTTTTGCTGCCGGTGTCCTCAGCGCCGAGTTGATTCAATTTTCTGAATGGCTGCTGCTGCCTGCAGCGGTCGCTGCGTTGTTGGGACTTCACTGTTCAAAATTCAGAATAGCGATTACCGCACAGGCTTTTCTGCTTCTTTTGATTGGATCTGTGTTTGCGCGGCATCAGATTGAACTGTACGCTCGCAACCCTTTACGGGAATGGGTGCGATCCCATGAAAGGGAAGTTGTTGCTTTTGCAGGCACTTTGATTCGAACGCCGGAATTGTCTGAAGAGTATTTTGTTCTGCATGTTCGAGTCGAGTCCGTTTCCGGCATCCTGTGCGAAGGCAATGCAAGATTGACGGTTACCGGAGAGCTAAAAGAGCCATGGATTGCAGGTGATCGTATCCAATCCTTTGCGCGCCTGCGATTGGGAAAGAATTTTCGAACGGAGGGAGCATTTGACTACGAACGGCATCTTCGCGCAGAGGGAATTCATGTGCTCGGCACGATAAAAAGCCCCCTGTTGATTCATGGACAGGGAGCCGAAGCCGGCTTTCGAAGATTCACCTCGGGTGTCAGGCTGCGGTGGATTCAAAATACGATCCAGACGTTCTCGGCTTCCAACTCCGGAATTCTCCGCGCTCTCTGGCTGGACGATCGAGGCGGGCTACGTCCCGCCGAAGTGCGAGTGCTCATGGATGCCGGGGTGTTTCATGTAATCGCCATTTCCGGATTTCATATTTCGGTTCTATTGCTACTACTGTTTTTAGGCTTCAAAAGACTTCTTTCTTTTCGTTGTGCCGTCGCCGCAGCCTGTTTGTTTATGCTGGGCTATTTTCTGATTCTGGAAGGCCGGTCTTCGGTCACACGATCCTTCTTGAGCTTTTTGATCTTCTCTTTTGCCATCTGGAGGTACGAACAGATTCAACTTGGTAATTGGATCTGCCTGTCCGCATTTGTACAAGTGGCGATCAATCCTCAAGAGCTATTCGATAGCGGATTTCACCTTACCTATCTTTCAACGGGGGCAATTCTGTTCCTTGTAGTTCCCTTGTGTAAAAGACTCAACAGGCTATCCAGGTGGATTCGATATCCGCTGAATTTTCTCGTGGCTGGAATCATCATCCAGATCGTTCTGATTCCCTATCAGATTTACGTGTTTCATAGAGTTCCACTCTATACGTTGTTTGCCAACATCGTCGCGGTGCCGGTGAGCAGCGTTTTGATCGCTTCCAGCATTGTGTTGATGCCATTGCCGTTCCTTTCGAAATTCGTCAGGACGCCGGTTCAGGGCATGATTCACATCTTTCTCAGTTCTTCGGGAATTTTTGCTGAACAAGGAGTTCGAATGTTTACTTCTCCGCATCTTGCTGCGGTGTTCGGATTCTACGGACTTCTCGTTATTGGGATCGTTGCAAAAAGAAACGCGTTGAAAATAACCTGCTTTGCGATAAGCGCTTCCTTGCTTCTATTCTTCTTAACTCCACATTCTGCGAAGCCCGGAGGTGCTCTTCAGGTTCATTTCCTGGATGTCGGTCAGGGCGATGCGATTCTTCTGGAATACCCTGATGGAACCTACGACATGGTGGATGGAGGAGGTTTTTTCAATGCAGGCGCACTGGATACCGGCCAGGCAATTCTTATGCCTTATCTGTGTCGTCTTGGCGTTACGCGCCTTCATCGTGTTTTTCTGACTCATGCGCACGCGGACCACATGAACGGTCTGGTTTCGCTCATGCGATACATTCCTGTTGATGAATTCTATGTAACCAGAGAACCGGTTGGAGAAAAGGGCTACCAGCAATTCCTCCGAAACATCAATCGCGCTCCTATTCGCATTTCTCAAGGTCATGAATTCAAACAAGCCGGTGTCCTGCTTAGAGTGCTGGCCCCGGGTGATTCTAACAGAACATTGCGTGTAAAGAACGACGATTCTCTGGTTCTTCTGGTTGAATATCGCAATAAAAAGATTCTCCTGACCGGTGACATAGAAATGGAAGGTGAAGAAATCTTGAGTGGCAAGATTCAATCCCCCGTTGACTATGTGAAAGTTCCTCATCATGGAAGCAAAAGCTCGAGCTCCGTTCCGCTTTTGGAAGCATTGCGTCCAAGGGCCGGATTCATTTCAGTTGGAAGCAATAATTGGTTTGGCCACCCCAACCCGAATGTACTTGGCCGGTATCGGCGATACCATGTTTTGTTGTATCGCACGGATCTTCACGGTACCATCCGGCTTCGAATCAGCGATCACGAAAGTCGTGTATACATACCAGGTTGAATAGCGAATTCTGATAAACTTGAATTTTCATGGATACACGACGCAAGACAAAGATTTTGGCGACGTTAGGACCAGCCTCCGATACGGCTGAAATCATTGAACGGCTGATTCTCGCAGGCGCGGACGGTTTTCGTTTGAATTTTTCACATGGCGATCATGATTATTTCCGGCACCTTGCGGAGAATGTTCGTGCTGTTTCGGAGAAGGTTGGAAAGCGGGTAGCGATTCTGCAGGATCTCCAGGGTCCGAAAATCCGGACGGGCAAACTCGCCGAAGGGAAACCTGTGCACCTGATTCCTGGAGCACGTTTTGTGATCACCACCAGACCGATTGAAGGGAATGCAATGATCGTCTCCACATCTTATTCCGGTCTGCCAAATGATGTGCAGCCAGGTGACAAAATTTTAGTAGATGATGGCGCTATCGAACTAAAGGTTCTGCAAGTTCACGACACAGATGTTGAAACAGAAATCGTTACAGGGGGACCCTTAAACGAGAAACAGGGAATCAATCTTCCCGGAGTAAATGTGAGTGCGCAGAGCTTAACGGAAAAAGATAGAGTCGACGCGCTTTTCGGTAAAGAACTGTCGGTGGATTATGCGGCGCTGTCCTTTGTGCGTTCTGCTGCCGACGTTCAGAAACTGCGTGAAGTGCTGAATCCGACTGACAGCCGGATCATCGCGAAGATTGAAAAACCGCAAGCGGTTAAGAATCTGTCGGAAATCCTCGAAGTATCGGATGGGGTAATGGTTGCCCGTGGAGATCTTGGAGTTGAATTGCCGGCCGAGAGAATTCCTTTGTTACAGAAAATGATCATCGAACAGGCGAACCGCGCAGAGAAACTTGTGATCACTGCCACCGAAATGCTTGAAAGCATGGTAGATCACGCGCGGCCCACGCGGGCGGAAGCATCGGATGTTGCCAATGCGATTCTGGATGGAACGGATGTTTTGATGTTGTCTCAGGAAACTGCTGTTGGACTGTATCCGGAAAAGGCTGTCAAAACCATGGCATCGATCGCGGAATTTACCGAATCGGATGAAGATGTGTTTCGCAACACGGAGCGCATTCGTCCACAACATCTGGTGAATTTCACGCACGCCATTGTTCATTCGGCGAGAATGGCGGCTGAGGTAATGAAAGCGAAAGCAATTCTTGTGTTTACTCAATCCGGGTATACGGCCGAGCTTGCGTCCTGCCAGCGTCCGCCCTGTCCCATTTTTGCATTTACTCCCCATCATAGAGTGCTTCAACTTCTATCATTGGTCTGGGGAGTTTATCCAATTCTGGTTGAAAACCTTCCAGATACGAATGCCATGATGCATCGCGCAGAACAAAAACTTCTGGAGAAAAAACTCCTCCAAAAAGGAGACGCGGTTGTCATTGTATCCGGCACCCAGCCCGTTCGTGGCGCAACGAACATGATGAAAATGGGCCGAATCGGCATGTAAACAGAGTAGGGCGGGCGTCTCGCCTGCGCAATCTTTGGAATCCCGTCGCTCCAATTTTGAACAGAAGATCGCAAAGAGAACGAAGTTAAAAACTCAAATCATGCTGGCGCAGGCGGGACGCCCGCGCTACTGCATGGTACAATAAATCCGTCCACGGGGAGTGGACTCTTTGATCAAGTTTTAGCGATGAGTGAAGAGTACTTAATTCAATGTTGGTATTGTTTAGGTGAGTACGATGCTGGTGCTGCCGTCTGGTGCGGTTGTGATCCGAAGAGCCCAACCAAACTATGCCCTTACTGTTTGCAATGTTTCTGCCGCGCTTCGGATGAATATCGCAGCCGCTTTTTTCAGTACGCTCCACCATCTCTCCTGACCGAACGGGCTTCGCTTCGGAAAATCAAAGACCGGCTGGGTGAGTTACTGGTACGCTCTCAGATTCTCACGGTAGAGGATCTACTGGGTGCTTTGAACAAACAATCCGTATCGGGCGGGCGACTTGGGCAGGTTCTGGTGGA
The nucleotide sequence above comes from bacterium. Encoded proteins:
- a CDS encoding DNA internalization-related competence protein ComEC/Rec2, whose amino-acid sequence is MSAPFVWIFVCFAAGVLSAELIQFSEWLLLPAAVAALLGLHCSKFRIAITAQAFLLLLIGSVFARHQIELYARNPLREWVRSHEREVVAFAGTLIRTPELSEEYFVLHVRVESVSGILCEGNARLTVTGELKEPWIAGDRIQSFARLRLGKNFRTEGAFDYERHLRAEGIHVLGTIKSPLLIHGQGAEAGFRRFTSGVRLRWIQNTIQTFSASNSGILRALWLDDRGGLRPAEVRVLMDAGVFHVIAISGFHISVLLLLLFLGFKRLLSFRCAVAAACLFMLGYFLILEGRSSVTRSFLSFLIFSFAIWRYEQIQLGNWICLSAFVQVAINPQELFDSGFHLTYLSTGAILFLVVPLCKRLNRLSRWIRYPLNFLVAGIIIQIVLIPYQIYVFHRVPLYTLFANIVAVPVSSVLIASSIVLMPLPFLSKFVRTPVQGMIHIFLSSSGIFAEQGVRMFTSPHLAAVFGFYGLLVIGIVAKRNALKITCFAISASLLLFFLTPHSAKPGGALQVHFLDVGQGDAILLEYPDGTYDMVDGGGFFNAGALDTGQAILMPYLCRLGVTRLHRVFLTHAHADHMNGLVSLMRYIPVDEFYVTREPVGEKGYQQFLRNINRAPIRISQGHEFKQAGVLLRVLAPGDSNRTLRVKNDDSLVLLVEYRNKKILLTGDIEMEGEEILSGKIQSPVDYVKVPHHGSKSSSSVPLLEALRPRAGFISVGSNNWFGHPNPNVLGRYRRYHVLLYRTDLHGTIRLRISDHESRVYIPG
- the pyk gene encoding pyruvate kinase; translated protein: MDTRRKTKILATLGPASDTAEIIERLILAGADGFRLNFSHGDHDYFRHLAENVRAVSEKVGKRVAILQDLQGPKIRTGKLAEGKPVHLIPGARFVITTRPIEGNAMIVSTSYSGLPNDVQPGDKILVDDGAIELKVLQVHDTDVETEIVTGGPLNEKQGINLPGVNVSAQSLTEKDRVDALFGKELSVDYAALSFVRSAADVQKLREVLNPTDSRIIAKIEKPQAVKNLSEILEVSDGVMVARGDLGVELPAERIPLLQKMIIEQANRAEKLVITATEMLESMVDHARPTRAEASDVANAILDGTDVLMLSQETAVGLYPEKAVKTMASIAEFTESDEDVFRNTERIRPQHLVNFTHAIVHSARMAAEVMKAKAILVFTQSGYTAELASCQRPPCPIFAFTPHHRVLQLLSLVWGVYPILVENLPDTNAMMHRAEQKLLEKKLLQKGDAVVIVSGTQPVRGATNMMKMGRIGM